From the Martelella mediterranea DSM 17316 genome, one window contains:
- a CDS encoding sensor domain-containing diguanylate cyclase: protein MERKLRKILRFIETAGVMFAVFDENDVLVYANRLYREAFFLTEEEYPYWGDMMRRNFEARRGTVIGETDFDLWLKGTLSRRGKVPFRAFETDVHDGGWLWMTETVDEDGWMVCIASDITKLLVKDSMLRRERDIALRRSLTDDLTGIANRRFVMERLNDMIARDGVAANGRPGCFAILDLDNFKQVNDRFGHFSGDRLLIDFAREISLQVRRTDCFGRLGGEEFGLVLPATTGAEAIVIINRMLAQISSLRPFPDHPEFFYSCSAGVASVIPGEAQSELYARADEALYRAKSEGKNRVCVAEIAA, encoded by the coding sequence ATGGAACGAAAACTGAGGAAAATTCTGCGGTTCATCGAGACAGCGGGTGTCATGTTCGCGGTTTTCGATGAGAACGATGTGCTGGTCTATGCCAACCGGCTGTACCGGGAGGCGTTCTTCCTCACGGAGGAGGAATATCCATACTGGGGCGATATGATGCGGCGCAATTTCGAGGCGCGTCGCGGCACGGTTATCGGCGAAACCGATTTCGATCTCTGGCTGAAGGGCACGCTGTCGCGGCGCGGCAAGGTGCCGTTCCGCGCCTTCGAGACCGATGTCCACGATGGAGGCTGGCTGTGGATGACCGAAACCGTCGACGAGGACGGCTGGATGGTCTGCATTGCCAGCGACATCACCAAGCTTCTCGTCAAGGACAGCATGTTGCGGCGGGAGCGTGATATCGCGCTCAGGCGCTCGCTGACCGACGACCTGACGGGGATCGCCAACCGGCGCTTCGTGATGGAGCGGCTGAACGACATGATCGCCCGGGACGGCGTTGCCGCCAATGGCCGCCCCGGCTGTTTCGCCATTCTCGATCTCGACAATTTCAAACAGGTCAATGATCGTTTCGGCCATTTTTCCGGCGATCGGCTGCTGATCGACTTCGCTCGCGAAATCTCGCTGCAGGTGCGCAGAACCGATTGTTTCGGACGTCTGGGCGGCGAGGAGTTCGGCCTTGTGCTGCCGGCCACGACCGGCGCGGAAGCAATCGTGATCATCAACCGCATGCTGGCGCAGATCAGTTCGCTGCGGCCGTTCCCGGATCACCCGGAATTTTTCTACTCCTGCTCGGCCGGCGTGGCATCGGTTATACCGGGCGAAGCGCAGAGCGAACTCTATGCGCGCGCCGACGAAGCGCTTTACCGCGCCAAGAGCGAGGGGAAGAACAGGGTCTGCGTGGCGGAAATCGCTGCTTGA
- the aroC gene encoding chorismate synthase yields MSHNTFGHMFRVTTWGESHGPALGCVIDGCPPGIAFTLSDIQTYLDRRKPGQSRFVTQRREADEVKVLSGVLPQEDGVTFITTGTPISLMIENTDQRSKDYGEIARQYRPGHADYTYDVKYGLRDYRGGGRSSARETAARVAAGAIARKVLPGVTYRGALVQIGKHRINRDNWDWNEIGNNAFFCPDPEMVPVWEDYLDEIRKAGSSVGAVVEVVAEGVPAGLGAPIYAKLDQEIAAGLMSINAVKGVEIGEGFNAAELTGEENADEMRIGNDGRPRFLSNHAGGILGGISTGEPIVARFAVKPTSSILTTRQTIDKDGKEVDLRTKGRHDPCVGIRAVPIGEAMLACTIADHYLRDRGQTGRLD; encoded by the coding sequence ATGTCGCACAATACATTCGGACACATGTTCCGCGTCACCACCTGGGGCGAAAGCCACGGGCCGGCGCTTGGCTGCGTCATCGATGGTTGCCCGCCCGGCATCGCGTTCACGCTTTCCGACATCCAGACCTATCTCGACCGCCGCAAGCCGGGTCAGTCGCGCTTCGTCACCCAGCGCCGCGAGGCCGATGAGGTGAAGGTGCTTTCCGGCGTGCTGCCGCAGGAGGATGGCGTCACCTTCATCACCACCGGCACGCCGATCTCGCTGATGATCGAGAACACCGACCAGCGCTCGAAGGATTACGGCGAGATCGCCCGTCAATACCGCCCCGGCCATGCCGATTACACCTATGATGTGAAATACGGCCTTCGCGATTATCGCGGCGGCGGGCGTTCGTCGGCGCGCGAGACCGCGGCCCGCGTCGCCGCCGGCGCGATCGCCCGCAAGGTGCTGCCCGGTGTGACCTATCGCGGCGCGCTGGTGCAGATCGGCAAGCACAGGATCAACCGCGACAACTGGGACTGGAACGAAATCGGCAACAACGCCTTCTTCTGCCCCGATCCCGAAATGGTGCCGGTCTGGGAAGACTATCTCGATGAAATCCGCAAGGCCGGCTCCTCCGTCGGCGCAGTGGTCGAGGTGGTCGCCGAAGGTGTGCCGGCAGGCCTCGGCGCGCCGATCTACGCCAAGCTCGACCAGGAGATCGCCGCCGGCCTGATGTCGATCAACGCGGTCAAGGGCGTCGAGATCGGCGAAGGCTTCAACGCCGCCGAACTCACCGGCGAGGAAAATGCCGACGAGATGCGGATCGGCAATGACGGCCGCCCGCGGTTTCTCTCCAACCATGCCGGCGGCATTCTCGGCGGGATTTCGACCGGCGAGCCGATCGTCGCCCGCTTCGCCGTGAAGCCGACCTCCTCGATCCTGACCACCCGCCAGACGATCGACAAGGACGGCAAGGAAGTTGACCTGCGCACCAAGGGCCGCCACGACCCCTGCGTCGGCATTCGCGCGGTGCCGATCGGCGAGGCCATGCTTGCATGCACGATCGCCGATCACTACCTGCGTGATCGCGGCCAGACCGGCCGGCTCGACTGA
- a CDS encoding histidine phosphatase family protein, translating to MQIYVIRHGQTDWNAEYRLQGQQDIPLNDTGRSQANGNGSELAEILGADAHLYDFVASPLSRTRETMERVRAAMRLTPELYRTDDRLKELSFGDWEGRTLKELSTVSPALLEEREKDKWSFVPPGDDAESYEILSWRVGAWLKDVVGPTVCVAHGGVIRSLFRIVGGASTAEAAELAIPQDNILSLDPETGVIGWIV from the coding sequence TTGCAGATTTATGTCATCCGCCACGGCCAGACGGACTGGAACGCCGAGTACCGGCTCCAGGGCCAGCAGGACATACCGCTCAACGATACGGGCCGCAGCCAGGCCAATGGCAATGGCAGCGAACTCGCCGAAATTCTCGGCGCCGACGCCCATCTCTACGATTTCGTCGCGAGCCCGCTTTCGAGAACCCGCGAGACGATGGAGCGCGTGCGCGCCGCAATGCGGCTGACGCCGGAGCTCTACCGCACCGACGACCGGCTGAAGGAACTCTCCTTCGGCGACTGGGAAGGCCGCACGCTCAAGGAGCTCTCGACGGTCAGCCCTGCGCTTCTCGAAGAGCGCGAAAAGGACAAATGGTCCTTCGTGCCGCCCGGCGACGATGCCGAGAGCTATGAAATCCTGTCCTGGCGGGTCGGGGCCTGGCTGAAGGACGTGGTAGGGCCGACGGTCTGCGTCGCCCATGGCGGCGTGATCCGCTCGCTGTTCAGGATCGTCGGCGGCGCCAGCACAGCCGAGGCCGCCGAACTCGCGATCCCGCAGGACAATATCCTGAGCCTCGACCCGGAGACCGGTGTGATCGGCTGGATTGTGTAG
- the rpmG gene encoding 50S ribosomal protein L33: MAKATTIKIKLLSTADTGFFYVTKKNSRTMTEKMVKTKYDPIARKHVEFKEAKIK, translated from the coding sequence ATGGCAAAGGCAACAACGATCAAGATCAAGCTGCTGTCGACGGCAGACACCGGCTTTTTCTACGTCACCAAGAAGAACAGCCGCACGATGACGGAAAAGATGGTCAAGACCAAATACGATCCGATCGCGCGCAAGCACGTCGAGTTCAAGGAAGCCAAGATCAAGTAG
- a CDS encoding cation:proton antiporter: MEQVVHEAVAQAGSHGGDFAAVALVIAVAALAGLGFLWLRQPPLVGFILAGILLGPTGLGLIENNDSVAFLGEMGVVVLLFFIGMELSIKAFVISLRQALLVVGGQLVSAALLAVLIGLLLDVTTREIVILSFVIAISSTVVAMKMLDEMDALRGDAGRIAVGVLIAQDIAVVPMLIFVSSFGGQGFDITATAIRVLVAVGIMAGLLWYFGRFGKLKVPFAEKVEDKVELLALGALALCFSAAAISGVAGLSPAYGAFLAGICIGNSTLRSRVIPVVEPIQSVLLVIFFLSIGLLIDLTFIWDHLAIVLLAAVGVVAAKSVLNVMFLRWTGSSPQTALIAGLSMAQVGEFSFVLAAAGLAAAALSDDLYRLVIAVTAITLLVSPVWVSVMRRVEATLTEGLESYRNALAVAYAQELREVGRGRAFVGHAVAGSRARLIAFNHARRERRRRKAERRAENKAAKGAAASAVKAEPDGGQHS; encoded by the coding sequence ATGGAGCAGGTTGTCCACGAAGCCGTTGCGCAGGCGGGGTCCCATGGCGGCGATTTCGCGGCCGTCGCGCTGGTCATCGCTGTTGCAGCGCTCGCCGGTCTCGGTTTTCTGTGGCTCAGACAGCCGCCGCTCGTCGGGTTCATCCTGGCCGGAATCCTGCTTGGGCCCACCGGCCTGGGGCTGATCGAGAACAATGACAGCGTGGCCTTCCTGGGCGAAATGGGCGTTGTCGTGCTGCTGTTCTTCATCGGCATGGAGTTGTCGATCAAGGCTTTTGTCATCTCCTTGCGCCAGGCGCTTCTGGTGGTCGGCGGGCAACTGGTCAGCGCGGCCCTGCTGGCGGTGCTGATCGGCCTGCTCTTGGACGTGACCACCCGCGAGATCGTGATTCTGTCCTTCGTCATTGCGATTTCCTCGACCGTGGTGGCGATGAAGATGCTGGACGAGATGGATGCGTTGCGCGGCGATGCCGGTCGGATCGCGGTCGGCGTGCTGATCGCGCAGGACATTGCCGTTGTGCCGATGCTGATCTTCGTCTCGAGCTTCGGCGGGCAGGGGTTCGATATCACCGCGACCGCGATCCGGGTGCTGGTCGCCGTCGGGATCATGGCGGGGCTGCTCTGGTATTTCGGCCGTTTCGGCAAGCTCAAGGTGCCGTTCGCGGAAAAGGTCGAGGACAAGGTGGAGCTGCTGGCGCTCGGCGCGCTGGCGCTCTGCTTCTCCGCCGCCGCGATTTCGGGCGTTGCCGGGCTTTCGCCCGCCTATGGCGCGTTCCTCGCCGGCATCTGCATCGGCAATTCCACCCTGCGCAGCCGTGTCATTCCGGTGGTCGAGCCGATCCAGAGCGTTCTGCTGGTGATCTTCTTCCTGTCCATCGGCCTGTTGATCGACCTGACCTTCATCTGGGACCATCTCGCGATCGTCCTGCTGGCCGCCGTCGGCGTCGTCGCGGCGAAATCGGTGCTCAACGTCATGTTCCTGCGCTGGACCGGTTCTTCGCCGCAGACGGCGTTGATCGCCGGGCTTTCGATGGCGCAGGTCGGAGAGTTCTCGTTCGTGCTCGCCGCTGCCGGGCTGGCGGCCGCCGCGCTCAGCGACGATCTCTATCGTCTCGTGATCGCGGTCACGGCAATCACGCTGCTGGTCTCGCCGGTCTGGGTTTCGGTGATGCGGCGCGTGGAGGCGACGCTCACGGAGGGGCTCGAAAGCTACCGCAATGCCCTTGCCGTCGCCTATGCGCAGGAGCTGCGCGAGGTCGGGCGCGGCCGGGCCTTTGTCGGCCATGCGGTCGCCGGCTCGCGCGCCCGGCTGATCGCCTTCAACCACGCCCGCCGCGAACGCCGGCGCCGCAAGGCGGAGCGCCGGGCGGAAAACAAGGCGGCAAAAGGCGCGGCTGCTTCGGCGGTGAAAGCCGAACCTGACGGCGGGCAACATAGCTGA
- the trxB gene encoding thioredoxin-disulfide reductase: protein MADHHTQVLIIGSGPAGYTAAIYAARAMMKPVLIAGLEQGGQLTITTDVENYPGFADPIQGPWLMEQMLAQAENVGTEIVNDIVTKLDLSKRPFTATTDSGETWIADTVILATGAKAKWLGLESEQTFNGGGVSACATCDGFFYRGKDVVVVGGGNSAVEEALYLANIAKSVTVVHRRDTFRAERILQERLFALENVRIVWDHAVEEIVGTSAVPPLPPSVTGVAVKNVKTGEKQTIPADGVFIAIGHSPQVELIRDQLRLKPNGYLWTEPGTTKTSIEGVYGAGDVTDDNYRQAVTAAGMGCMAALEAERFLTGQKTGTLAAAE from the coding sequence ATGGCAGACCACCACACCCAGGTGCTCATCATTGGTTCCGGCCCCGCCGGCTATACCGCGGCGATCTATGCGGCGCGCGCGATGATGAAGCCGGTGCTGATCGCGGGCCTCGAACAGGGCGGCCAGTTGACGATCACCACCGATGTCGAGAATTATCCGGGCTTTGCCGATCCGATCCAGGGCCCGTGGCTGATGGAGCAGATGCTCGCCCAGGCGGAAAACGTCGGGACCGAGATCGTCAACGATATCGTCACCAAGCTCGACCTGTCGAAGCGCCCCTTCACCGCCACCACCGATTCCGGTGAAACCTGGATCGCGGATACCGTCATCCTCGCGACCGGCGCCAAGGCCAAATGGCTTGGTCTCGAGAGTGAGCAGACCTTCAATGGCGGCGGCGTTTCGGCCTGCGCCACCTGCGACGGGTTCTTCTATCGCGGCAAGGACGTTGTGGTTGTCGGCGGCGGCAATTCCGCTGTCGAGGAAGCGCTTTACCTTGCCAATATCGCCAAATCCGTGACGGTGGTGCACCGGCGCGACACGTTCCGCGCCGAACGCATCCTGCAGGAAAGGCTGTTCGCGCTGGAAAACGTCAGGATCGTCTGGGACCACGCCGTGGAGGAAATCGTCGGCACCAGCGCCGTGCCGCCGCTTCCGCCATCAGTCACGGGCGTTGCCGTGAAGAACGTCAAGACCGGCGAGAAGCAGACCATACCCGCCGACGGCGTGTTCATCGCGATCGGGCACTCGCCGCAGGTCGAGCTGATCCGCGACCAGCTTCGCCTGAAGCCCAACGGCTATCTGTGGACCGAGCCTGGCACCACCAAAACCAGCATCGAGGGCGTCTATGGCGCCGGCGATGTCACCGACGACAATTACCGTCAGGCGGTGACGGCGGCCGGCATGGGCTGCATGGCGGCGCTTGAGGCCGAACGCTTTCTGACAGGGCAAAAGACCGGCACGCTGGCTGCCGCGGAGTAG
- a CDS encoding DUF983 domain-containing protein, with protein sequence MADQANHHRYGEKSDRQRMPAIINGLKCRCPACGEGRLFSRYLKTVDACAACGTEIHHHRADDLPAYLVILILGHFMVGGYMTGAELLDVPDWVHLAIWVPLTAIAAFAIIQPIKGAVVGLQWALKMHGFDGKGDDQPAEY encoded by the coding sequence ATGGCCGACCAAGCCAATCATCATCGCTACGGCGAGAAAAGCGACCGCCAGCGGATGCCCGCGATCATAAACGGGCTGAAATGCCGCTGCCCGGCCTGCGGCGAGGGCAGGCTGTTTTCCCGTTACCTGAAGACCGTCGATGCCTGCGCGGCCTGCGGCACCGAAATCCATCACCATCGCGCCGATGACCTGCCGGCCTATCTCGTCATCCTGATCCTCGGCCATTTCATGGTCGGCGGCTACATGACCGGCGCGGAGCTTCTGGATGTGCCGGACTGGGTCCATCTCGCCATCTGGGTGCCGCTCACGGCAATAGCCGCCTTCGCGATCATCCAGCCCATCAAGGGCGCCGTCGTTGGCCTGCAATGGGCGCTGAAAATGCACGGCTTCGACGGCAAGGGCGACGACCAGCCGGCCGAATACTGA
- a CDS encoding Lrp/AsnC family transcriptional regulator, translating to MMRADLDSVDLKILRELQRDGRMTNVELADRVGISAPPCLRRVRRLEEAGIIEGYNAMLNGPKLGYDLVAFCMVGLKHQSEVELKAFSRASEDWPIVRQAWMTSGETDFLLHCVCENLMQFQDFVIEVLTANPHVDTVRTMLTIRQIKKEGLVAI from the coding sequence TTGATGCGCGCCGATCTCGATTCTGTCGATCTTAAAATTCTGCGCGAACTCCAGCGGGACGGTCGCATGACCAATGTCGAGCTCGCCGATCGGGTCGGCATTTCAGCGCCGCCATGCCTGCGCCGGGTGCGCCGGCTGGAGGAGGCGGGCATCATCGAGGGCTATAATGCGATGCTGAACGGGCCGAAGCTCGGCTATGATCTCGTCGCCTTCTGCATGGTCGGGCTGAAGCATCAGTCGGAGGTGGAGCTCAAGGCGTTTTCGCGCGCAAGCGAGGATTGGCCGATCGTGCGCCAGGCCTGGATGACCTCGGGCGAAACCGACTTCCTGCTGCACTGCGTTTGTGAAAACCTGATGCAGTTCCAGGATTTCGTCATTGAGGTTCTAACCGCCAACCCCCATGTCGACACCGTGCGCACCATGCTCACCATCCGCCAGATCAAGAAGGAAGGTCTGGTGGCGATTTAA
- a CDS encoding alkene reductase produces the protein MANLFDPITIGDVTIENRIIMAPLMRNRSPEAVPNELNVDYYRQRASAGLIISEATAITEQGQGYSHAPGIYSDASVEGWRHVTTAVHEAGGKIFCQLMHVGRVSHKSLQPFGDPPVAPSALQARAKTFVVYSDMTSDFIETSMPRALKPFEISGIIDDYRRAAARAIEAGFDGVEIHAANGYLIDQFLRSGSNQRTDLYGGPIENRARLMFDVVGSISREIGSGRTAIRLSPVAPSNDVHDDNPQVLFNYLASQLSAYDLAYIHIVEGATGGDRNYSQGPRPFDYEEMRQTYYRTDGSGAWMVNNGYDRQLAIDALEKERADLVSFGRAFIANPDLVRRLRINAQLNALDQRTLFGGDAKGYVDYPPLGG, from the coding sequence ATGGCTAACCTCTTTGACCCCATAACGATCGGCGATGTCACAATCGAGAACCGGATCATTATGGCGCCGCTGATGCGCAACCGCTCGCCCGAAGCCGTGCCGAACGAACTCAACGTCGACTATTACCGCCAGCGCGCAAGTGCGGGTCTGATCATTTCGGAAGCCACGGCGATCACCGAACAGGGTCAGGGCTATTCCCATGCGCCCGGCATCTACAGCGATGCCTCGGTCGAGGGCTGGCGGCATGTCACCACGGCTGTGCACGAGGCCGGCGGCAAGATCTTCTGCCAGTTGATGCATGTCGGCCGGGTGTCGCACAAATCGCTCCAGCCCTTCGGCGATCCTCCCGTGGCGCCGTCCGCCCTGCAGGCGAGAGCGAAAACCTTCGTGGTCTATTCCGACATGACCAGCGATTTCATCGAGACCTCGATGCCGCGCGCGCTGAAGCCCTTCGAGATTTCGGGAATCATCGACGATTACCGCCGCGCCGCCGCCCGCGCGATAGAAGCCGGCTTCGACGGAGTCGAGATCCACGCCGCCAATGGCTATCTCATCGACCAGTTCCTGCGCTCGGGCAGCAACCAGCGCACCGATCTCTATGGCGGGCCAATCGAAAACCGGGCGCGCCTGATGTTCGATGTGGTCGGTTCGATCTCTCGCGAAATCGGTTCAGGCCGCACGGCGATCCGGCTTTCGCCGGTCGCACCGTCCAACGATGTCCACGACGACAACCCGCAGGTTCTGTTCAACTATCTGGCAAGCCAGCTCAGCGCCTATGACCTTGCCTATATCCATATCGTCGAGGGCGCGACCGGCGGAGACCGCAATTACAGCCAGGGCCCGCGACCGTTCGATTACGAGGAAATGCGACAGACCTACTACCGCACCGACGGCTCGGGCGCATGGATGGTCAACAATGGCTATGACCGCCAGCTCGCCATTGATGCGCTCGAAAAGGAGCGCGCCGACCTCGTCTCCTTCGGCCGCGCCTTCATTGCCAATCCCGATTTGGTGCGCCGACTGCGGATCAATGCCCAGCTTAATGCGTTGGACCAGAGAACGCTTTTCGGCGGCGATGCCAAGGGATATGTGGACTACCCTCCCCTCGGCGGCTGA
- a CDS encoding spermidine synthase translates to MIPWIELDSAAIPGETGTLRLKRRGDEFSIMLGANELMNSRLSGSEEALAELSCAKLAGRKAPVVLIGGLGMGFTLRAALAVLPGDARVVVAELVPAVVKWARGEMAAVFKGSLDDPRVEIHTGDVASLIEKSKSAFDAILLDVDNGPDGLTRASNDRLYDAGGLGRSGRALRLGGVLAVWSSGPDPRFTARMEKAGFATEVRTVRANAKRRGAKHVIWLGVGHR, encoded by the coding sequence ATGATTCCCTGGATAGAACTTGATAGCGCCGCCATACCCGGCGAGACAGGCACGCTGCGTCTGAAGCGCCGCGGCGACGAGTTCTCGATCATGCTCGGCGCGAACGAACTGATGAACAGCCGGCTTTCCGGGTCCGAGGAGGCGTTGGCGGAATTGTCCTGCGCGAAGCTTGCCGGGCGCAAGGCGCCGGTGGTGCTGATCGGCGGGCTCGGCATGGGGTTCACGCTGCGCGCCGCCCTTGCCGTTCTGCCGGGCGATGCAAGGGTCGTGGTGGCCGAACTGGTGCCGGCGGTGGTGAAATGGGCGCGCGGCGAGATGGCCGCAGTCTTCAAGGGATCGCTCGACGATCCGCGCGTTGAAATTCATACCGGCGATGTCGCAAGCCTGATCGAGAAATCGAAATCGGCATTCGACGCGATCCTGCTCGATGTCGACAACGGTCCCGACGGGCTGACGCGCGCCTCCAATGACCGGCTTTATGATGCCGGCGGCCTCGGGCGTTCCGGAAGGGCGCTGCGCCTTGGCGGCGTTCTCGCGGTCTGGTCGTCCGGTCCGGATCCGCGCTTCACCGCCAGGATGGAGAAAGCCGGCTTTGCCACGGAGGTCCGGACCGTCCGCGCCAATGCCAAACGCCGCGGCGCGAAGCATGTCATCTGGCTGGGCGTCGGCCACAGATAA
- a CDS encoding LysR family transcriptional regulator VtlR yields MPLDWDKLRIFHAAAEAGSFTHAADKLHLSQSAISRQVSALEQDVGVKLFHRHARGLILTEQGELLYRTANDVLLKLESVRSRLTETKEKPSGKLRVTTTVGLGQGWLTDKVQEFLQLYPDMQIQLILDNEELDVNMRHADCAIRLRQPQQPDLIQRKLFTVHMHVYASPSYINRHGEPQSLEDLDNHRIITFGEPAPAYLLDVNWLEIAGRSPDSPRPAHLQINSLTSIKRAALLGIGIVMLPDYIVGRDPGLLQLVTHADVPSFDTYFCYPDELKNSAKLKVFRDFIVAKARNWSY; encoded by the coding sequence ATGCCTCTGGACTGGGACAAGCTCAGGATCTTTCATGCCGCGGCGGAGGCAGGATCGTTCACGCATGCAGCCGACAAGCTCCACCTTTCGCAATCGGCAATCAGCCGGCAGGTTTCCGCGCTGGAACAGGATGTCGGCGTCAAGCTGTTTCACCGCCACGCCCGCGGACTGATTCTCACAGAACAGGGCGAATTGCTTTACCGCACCGCGAACGACGTGCTGTTAAAGCTCGAAAGCGTGCGTTCGCGGCTGACCGAGACCAAGGAAAAGCCCTCGGGCAAGCTGCGCGTCACCACCACGGTCGGCCTCGGCCAGGGCTGGCTCACCGACAAGGTGCAGGAATTCCTTCAGCTCTACCCAGACATGCAGATCCAGCTCATCCTCGACAATGAGGAGCTGGACGTGAACATGCGCCATGCCGATTGCGCGATCCGCCTGCGCCAGCCGCAGCAGCCGGACCTGATCCAGCGCAAGCTGTTCACCGTGCACATGCATGTCTACGCCTCGCCCTCCTATATCAACCGGCATGGCGAGCCGCAGTCGCTGGAAGACCTCGACAATCACCGAATCATCACCTTCGGCGAGCCGGCGCCCGCCTATCTGCTTGACGTGAACTGGCTCGAAATCGCCGGCCGGTCTCCCGACAGCCCGCGTCCGGCGCATCTTCAGATCAACTCGCTGACCTCGATCAAGCGGGCCGCACTTTTAGGGATCGGCATCGTCATGTTGCCGGATTATATCGTCGGTCGCGATCCCGGCCTGTTGCAGCTCGTCACCCATGCCGATGTGCCGAGTTTCGACACCTATTTCTGCTATCCGGATGAGTTGAAGAACTCCGCCAAGCTGAAAGTCTTCCGCGATTTCATCGTCGCCAAGGCGCGCAACTGGAGCTACTGA
- a CDS encoding glycosyltransferase family 4 protein, translating to MDKTQPRILQLLPALGDGGVERGTVEMASYLTRKHIENWAASAGGPLLEPLKATGTHYIALEVGRKSPLAILANARKLARVIYDNRIDIVHARSRAPAWAGWLACRLSRRKPRFLTTFHGVYSHGNGFKRAYNSVMLKAPIVVANSAFIRDHIISVYGFPAERIILSPRGVDTALFDPAKVSDEQRASVREELGAEDGAPLVTIVGRITDWKGHRYLVEAADRAANKTWHLAIVGSGNEGIIADLKALVAERGLGARVTIAGSRRDIPAIMAASDLVVSTSTRPEAFGRVAIEAEVMGTPVIATAHGGSLETIIDGETGFLVPPANADALAEAIDAALADPARLKAMGQAARAHVLANFTVEMMLEKEFCAYEAVMNA from the coding sequence ATGGATAAGACCCAGCCCAGAATTCTGCAACTATTGCCGGCGCTCGGCGATGGCGGCGTTGAACGCGGCACCGTGGAAATGGCGTCCTATCTCACCCGCAAGCATATCGAAAACTGGGCGGCGAGCGCGGGAGGCCCGCTTCTGGAGCCACTGAAGGCCACCGGCACGCATTACATTGCGCTGGAGGTCGGCCGCAAATCGCCGCTCGCGATCCTCGCCAATGCCAGAAAACTTGCGCGCGTCATCTATGACAACCGGATCGATATCGTGCATGCGCGAAGCCGCGCGCCGGCCTGGGCCGGCTGGCTGGCCTGCCGCCTGTCCCGGCGCAAGCCCCGGTTCCTGACCACCTTCCACGGCGTCTACAGCCATGGCAACGGGTTCAAGCGGGCCTATAACAGCGTGATGCTGAAGGCGCCGATCGTGGTGGCCAATTCCGCCTTCATCCGCGACCACATCATCTCGGTCTACGGCTTCCCGGCCGAGCGCATCATCCTCTCCCCGCGCGGCGTCGACACGGCGCTGTTCGATCCCGCCAAGGTGAGCGATGAACAGCGCGCGAGCGTGCGCGAAGAGCTCGGGGCGGAAGACGGCGCGCCGCTCGTCACCATTGTCGGCCGCATCACCGACTGGAAAGGTCATCGCTACCTCGTCGAGGCGGCCGATCGCGCGGCGAACAAGACCTGGCATCTCGCCATCGTCGGGTCGGGCAATGAAGGCATTATCGCCGACCTCAAGGCTCTGGTCGCCGAGCGCGGCCTTGGCGCGCGCGTCACCATCGCCGGAAGCCGCCGCGACATTCCGGCGATCATGGCCGCCTCCGACCTCGTCGTCTCGACCTCCACGCGACCGGAAGCCTTCGGCCGGGTGGCGATCGAGGCCGAGGTCATGGGAACGCCCGTGATCGCGACCGCCCATGGCGGCAGTCTCGAGACGATCATCGACGGCGAGACCGGCTTTCTGGTCCCGCCGGCAAACGCCGACGCGCTTGCCGAAGCCATCGACGCGGCGCTTGCCGACCCGGCGCGCCTGAAGGCGATGGGGCAAGCGGCACGCGCCCATGTGCTCGCCAATTTCACGGTGGAGATGATGCTGGAGAAGGAATTTTGCGCCTATGAGGCGGTGATGAACGCGTAG